The Cucumis melo cultivar AY chromosome 6, USDA_Cmelo_AY_1.0, whole genome shotgun sequence genome includes a region encoding these proteins:
- the LOC103483864 gene encoding RING-H2 finger protein ATL2, giving the protein MEAAMEDTSSPSPSGIKDFALSGKIMLSAIIILLFVVFLIICLHLYARWYVLRARRRGTLRRRNRLVFYFEPENSSAPHGTAVSQRRGLDSSVINSLPVFTFSSKSHSDPIDCAVCLSEFEENEKGRTLPKCSHSFHIDCIDMWFHSHATCPLCRSPVEMATEAPAEVEISMEEPAIAESGSSSSGFCAECDRPDRMPPSSTGSRSFRARRKPSEMGGVSIEIPTRREGEFASSLSPTTPSFKSPISRVMSLSFKMIIGRERRGGTSPTGNGVGCSSGSGVELDIEKGKESVQ; this is encoded by the coding sequence ATGGAAGCCGCCATGGAAGATACCAGCTCCCCTTCTCCTTCGGGAATCAAAGATTTCGCCCTTAGCGGCAAGATTATGCTCAGCGCCATCATCATCCTCCTCTTCGTCGTCTTTCTCATCATTTGCCTTCACCTTTACGCCCGCTGGTACGTTCTCCGTGCTCGCCGCCGTGGAACTCTCCGCCGTCGCAACCGTCTCGTCTTTTATTTCGAACCCGAAAACTCCTCTGCCCCACATGGCACCGCTGTCTCCCAACGTCGAGGCCTCGATTCCTCTGTTATCAACTCTCTCCCTGTTTTCACTTTCTCTTCTAAATCCCACTCCGATCCCATAGATTGCGCTGTCTGTCTATCTGAATTTGAGGAGAATGAGAAGGGTCGTACACTTCCGAAATGTTCTCATAGTTTTCATATTGACTGCATCGATATGTGGTTTCACTCACACGCTACTTGCCCACTCTGTCGTTCACCGGTCGAGATGGCTACGGAGGCACCAGCGGAGGTTGAGATTTCCATGGAGGAACCAGCGATAGCTGAATCCGGTTCGAGTTCTTCTGGTTTTTGCGCTGAGTGCGATCGACCCGACCGGATGCCTCCTTCTTCCACAGGTTCTCGGTCGTTTAGGGCGCGGCGAAAGCCGTCGGAAATGGGTGGAGTTTCGATTGAGATTCCAACGAGGAGGGAGGGGGAGTTTGCGTCTTCATTGTCGCCGACAACTCCATCGTTTAAGTCGCCGATAAGTCGGGTGATGTCTTTGTCGTTCAAGATGATCATTGGTCGGGAGAGAAGAGGCGGCACGTCACCGACCGGAAATGGAGTGGGATGCAGCTCCGGCAGCGGCGTGGAACTGGATATTGAGAAGGGAAAGGAGAGCGTTCAATGA
- the LOC103483865 gene encoding pectinesterase-like → MSDGGKNKKAALIGVSSLFLVAMVVAVAVGVNRKNPTTDSSGGDGATAEISTSTKAVQALCQPTDYKETCEKALSEAGTNTSDPRELIKSGFHVAVNEIKWAIGNSTQLKEAASDPMAKQALDACGELMDYAIDDLVISFDRITDNFDVQKLNDYVEDLKIWLSGALTYQETCIDGFENVTGDTGEKMAKLLKTSKELTSNGLDMVSEVNSIMTSFGLPAVGRRLLTEESNQQEEEPSWVGDRRGLLQATGATVKADVVVAKDGSGKYKTVTEALNDVPKKSNKTFVIHVKAGVYQEQVMVDKSMTWVMMIGDGPTKTKITAGKNYVDGTPTFKTATVSVIGSNFIAKDIGFENSAGAAKHQAVALRVQSDMSIFYNCQMDGYQDTLYTHAHRQFYRDCTITGTIDFIFGNAAAVFQNCKILVRKPMDNQQCIVTAQGRTQRKEPTAIILQNCAISSDPTFFPVRHINKAYLGRPWKQYSRTIIMQCQIDDLIQPEGWLPWMGDFALHTLFYAEINNRGPGAATDKRVKWKGIKKITPQHALDFTVGRFIRGDPWIKPTGVPYSSGMMAV, encoded by the exons ATGTCTGATGGAGGGAAGAACAAGAAAGCTGCTCTCATCGGTGTATCTTCCTTGTTTCTTGTTGCCATGGTAGTTGCAGTGGCAGTCGGGGTCAATCGTAAAAACCCCACCACCGACAGCAGTGGTGGCGACGGTGCCACAGCCGAGATTTCGACCTCCACCAAAGCAGTCCAGGCTCTCTGTCAGCCCACTGATTACAAAGAAACCTGCGAGAAAGCTCTGTCTGAGGCCGGAACCAACACCAGCGACCCACGTGAGCTAATCAAATCAGGATTCCATGTCGCCGTCAACGAAATCAAATGGGCCATCGGAAATTCCACCCAATTGAAAGAAGCCGCCTCCGACCCAATGGCTAAACAAGCTCTTGACGCTTGTGGTGAGCTTATGGATTATGCAATTGACGATCTCGTAATTTCCTTCGACAGAATCACTGACAATTTCGACGTCCAGAAACTCAATGATTACGTCGAAGATCTTAAGATTTGGTTGAGTGGCGCATTGACTTATCAAGAAACTTGCATAGACGGCTTCGAAAATGTCACCGGCGATACCGGGGAAAAGATGGCGAAATTGTTGAAAACGTCGAAAGAATTGACCAGTAATGGTCTTGATATGGTGAGTGAAGTTAATTCCATTATGACCTCTTTTGGACTCCCAGCAGTTGGACGACGGTTATTGACGGAGGAATCCAATCAACAAGAGGAAGAACCGTCGTGGGTCGGCGACAGACGGGGGCTTCTTCAAGCCACCGGCGCCACCGTCAAGGCGGATGTCGTGGTGGCGAAAGACGGAAGTGGAAAGTACAAAACTGTGACTGAAGCCTTAAATGATGTCCCAAAGAAGAGCAATAAAACGTTTGTGATTCATGTTAAGGCAGGGGTTTATCAAGAACAAGTAATGGTAGACAAAAGTATGACTTGGGTGATGATGATCGGAGATGGTCCGACTAAAACTAAGATTACCGCCGGCAAGAACTACGTCGATGGAACACCCACCTTCAAAACCGCCACCGTTT CTGTGATTGGAAGCAACTTCATTGCGAAGGACATCGGGTTCGAGAACTCTGCCGGAGCAGCAAAGCATCAGGCGGTGGCACTTCGAGTTCAATCCGATATGTCAATCTTCTACAATTGTCAAATGGACGGTTACCAAGACACTCTCTATACACACGCTCACCGTCAATTCTACCGAGACTGCACCATCACCGGAACCATCGATTTCATCTTCGGAAACGCCGCCGCTGTCTTCCAAAACTGCAAGATTCTAGTGAGGAAGCCAATGGATAATCAACAATGCATCGTCACCGCGCAGGGCCGAACTCAACGGAAAGAGCCGACCGCCATAATCTTGCAAAATTGCGCCATTTCCTCAGACCCTACCTTCTTCCCGGTCCGCCACATCAACAAGGCTTACCTCGGCCGGCCATGGAAGCAATATTCAAGAACAATCATAATGCAATGCCAAATTGATGACTTGATTCAACCTGAAGGGTGGCTTCCATGGATGGGAGATTTTGCTTTGCATACTCTGTTTTATGCAGAGATCAATAACAGGGGACCGGGAGCAGCTACGGATAAACGTGTGAAGTGGAAGGGAATTAAGAAAATCACTCCGCAACACGCCTTAGATTTCACTGTTGGGAGATTTATTCGTGGAGATCCCTGGATCAAGCCCACCGGAGTTCCGTACAGTTCCGGCATGATGGCTGTATAA